Genomic window (Nitrospinaceae bacterium):
CGGCTCCGCGGGCTCGGCGGCTACCGGTACCGCAGCCGCTCTACGCGCCCTGATGCGCAAGGGCAAGATGAAAGAAGAGCCCATCAACGTCATCGCGTTTTGCGGCGATGGTGGTGGTGTTGACATGGGCGTCTCGTCCATCTCGGCTGCGCTCATGCACGAGCACTACAATATTCTGATCATTTGCTACGACAACGAGTCGTATGCGAACACAGATATTCAGATCTCCGGCTCCTCGCCCTGGGGCGCGAACACTACGTTCACTCCGCCGGGCAAAAAGATCCGGATTATGTACAAGAACTGGAAGAAGAACATCGCGGCGCTTTACGCCGTTGGCCACACCCGCTGCAACTATGTGGCGACTGCCGACGCGTCGTATCCGGCCGACATGATCGACAAGGTCAGAAAAGGTCTTAAAGAGCCGGGCCCCTCGTTCATTCACACCTTCGACCCGTGCCCGAAGGGCTGGGACTTCGATCCCTTCTATTCGCACAAGCTGGGCGAGCTGGCTGTTGAAAGTGGCCTCTTCCCGCTCTGGGAGATGACGAACGGTGAGTTGGTCTACACGGGCGTTTCGGCTCGCCACGTCTACGGTGGCCGCAAACGTAAGTCGGTTCGCGAGTATCTCGAGGCGCAGGGTCGTTTCCACCATTGGATCGAGGAAGACTATACCTACTTCGAGGGCGAGATAGAGAAGATGTGGACCGAATGGTCGATGCCAGGCGTGATTCCCTTCAAGATGGGTGAAGACCCCTCGAAGAAGAAGTAGTAGCTCGAATACACGGAGGGAACACTTTGTTTCCTTAGTGGCGAATCCGGACGGGGCCCGACAGCGGGCCCCGTCCTTTTTCGTCGCCGCCGGTTTTGAATTGGAGACTTTGATGAGAGAGCAAATCCGGGAGCGGGAGAGCCGGGATGGTTCAACGATGGTTTATGTGCCCACCGGCCCGTTCTTGATGGGTTCCGATCTGGGTGATCATGATGAGCAACCCGAGCGCGAGGTTAATCTCTCGGGTTATTGGATCGATAAATATCAGGTGACTAACGAGCTGTATCGCCGCTTTCTGGAGGAGACGAAAGCTTTTGATGCCCCGCCTTCGTTTTCTAAAGATGATTTCGTTGGACCCAGGCAGCCGGTTGTCAGCGTCTCGTGGAATGAGGCCGAAACCTACTGCAAGTCGATTGGCAAGCGTCTTGCCTCTGAGGCGGAATGGGAAAAAGCGGCGCGTGGCGGCGACGGGAGAAAATACCCGTGGGGCAATGATGAGCCGACGCACGCACACGCCCAGTATGAGGGGAGCGAGGTCAAGTGCCCCCTGCCCGTGGACGCTTTA
Coding sequences:
- a CDS encoding pyruvate synthase, with the protein product MAESVYHIGTQDLPLTQRVNQIPEKAVEEYYTSGHRTCQGCESALIMRLMAKAAGPRSIILGSTGCMYVANTTYYSTPWVVPWMHTQLGSAGSAATGTAAALRALMRKGKMKEEPINVIAFCGDGGGVDMGVSSISAALMHEHYNILIICYDNESYANTDIQISGSSPWGANTTFTPPGKKIRIMYKNWKKNIAALYAVGHTRCNYVATADASYPADMIDKVRKGLKEPGPSFIHTFDPCPKGWDFDPFYSHKLGELAVESGLFPLWEMTNGELVYTGVSARHVYGGRKRKSVREYLEAQGRFHHWIEEDYTYFEGEIEKMWTEWSMPGVIPFKMGEDPSKKK
- a CDS encoding SUMF1/EgtB/PvdO family nonheme iron enzyme — protein: MREQIRERESRDGSTMVYVPTGPFLMGSDLGDHDEQPEREVNLSGYWIDKYQVTNELYRRFLEETKAFDAPPSFSKDDFVGPRQPVVSVSWNEAETYCKSIGKRLASEAEWEKAARGGDGRKYPWGNDEPTHAHAQYEGSEVKCPLPVDALSDNASPYGCVQMAGNSYEWVNDWFDAFYYRNGPNENPLGPESPVYEVAMARISVYAVPGGGSLTLGEVKRGDRFEILGREKDVYKIRYGDSEGWLPRKGGYTWTARSARGCGWDYIEDGLRCSAREGFEPWYKNMNLGFR